A segment of the Entomomonas moraniae genome:
CGTACCACAAATCATTAAAACCTTGTTAGAAGAGCAAGGGCTTTTAGAAAATGCACAGTTTGTTTTTAAGTTTAAAGAAGCTGCCGTTTACACACCACGTGAATTCTGTTGCCAATACGGTGAAAGTGATGCGGACTTTATTCATCGCCTGTGTGAGGAGTGTGGTATCGCCATCCATTATGAGTTTAGTCAAACAGAACACTTAATGGTGTTCAGTGATGCCATACCTTTTTTCCCGAAGCTTACACCGGCTTATTTATACCGACCCGATGCAGGCATGACAACCGATCAAATGGTCTTTAAACGTTTTGATGTGGAGTTACTGACTAACGCCAGTGTAGCCGCTGAACGAAACTATAATTTTAAAAATAAAAAACACCCCGAGTCAGCGGCTGTAAGAGCAACGTTAACCAAAGCTAACCAAGCCAATGAACCGCAGCTGGAACACTACCAATACCCAAGTTTAGGCAACACCCAAACCCAAACTAACTATCAAACAAAGCTAACCATTGAACGCTTAAATGCTAATCGTATACTGGCTGAAGCCAGCAGTAACATCAACACCTTGCACAGTGGTTATTATGTCAGTATTGAAGACTATCCGCTGGTGGATGGGCTCAATGCGAATGAGCCTTGGCTAATACAACAAATCCATCACCAAGGTAGACAACCTCAAGTACTAGAAGCTTTTGCCAGTACCCATTCGGCTGAAAGCTATTTAACCCCTAGCTTATTACAAAAACACTTTAAACACCCCATCCAAGAAGAACTGCAATTTACCAGCAACAGCTTCCAGCAAGGTTACCGCAACTGTTTGGTGGCCACCCCGCAACAAATTATTTATCGTCCCCAATACCTACACCTCAAACCTCGGGTATTAGGCACCCAGACCGCTTTGGTAACAGGCCCACAGAATGAAGAGATTTATTGCGATGAATACGGGCGGGTAAAAATTCAGTTTCATTGGGATCGTTTGGGGCAATATAACGAACATTCCAGCCATTGGATACGGGTTGCTAACAACTGGGCCCACCATAAATACGGTGCTATTGAAATCCCTCGAATTGGTATGGAGGTAGTGGTTGACTTTATTGAGGGTGATATTGATAACCCCATTATCCGCGGTGCCGTACACAACGGTATTAGCCAAGTGCCCTATGATCTACCCCGTATCAAAACCCAAAGCACGTTAAAAAGTAAAGAATACAAAGGCGAAGGCTATAACGAAGTTTTACTAGACGACACCACCGGTCAAGTTAAAACCCAAATTCACAGTACCCCGGGAACTAGCCAATTAAACTTAGGAGTATTAACCCATCCTCGAAATCTACCCAACACCAAAAAAAATGGTGAAGCCCGTGGCTTAGGGTTTGAGTTACGTACCGATGAATGGGGGGCTGTGCGAGCGGGTAAAGGGCTTTATGTTTCCACCGATGAGCGCAATAAAGCCAGCAGTCAACAGTTGGATATGCAAGAGGCCATTGACCAACTCAAACGAGCCTTGCAATTAGCCGAAGAATTAGCCAAATCCTCACAACAAGCCAATGCCCTAAAAACCGATACCGCTAACCAAAAATACCAACTTGATACGGTCTACACCCAACTAACCAAACCCGGGATGCTCACCAGTGCGGCTGAAGGGTTTGCTTTCACCACCCCCAAAGCAGCGCAAATCAGCGCCCAAGGTAATATCACCTTAACCGCCGGCGAAAATACTGACCTAAGCACAGCGCAAAACTTTCGTGTTGCTGCTGCGCAAGGTATTTCACTTTACAGCGTTAATCAAGATATGCAACTGATTGCCAACAAAGGCCAAGTCAAAGTGCAAGCACAAGCCAACCAAATGGAACTGGTGGCGGATAAAACCTTAAAAATTGTCTCCACTGAAGACCAAGTGATCGTTTCGGCCGATAAAGAACTGCTATTAACCTCGGGTGGCGCCTACATCAAAATCAAAGATGGCAACATCTACCTCCACGCCCCCGGTGTCATTGAAAACAAAGCCCTAGCTTATCCCCATGCTGAGCCGGCTAACATTGGTATGGACATGCCTGAATTTGTCAGTGCCTCCTCACCCAGCAGCCAATTCTTTAGACCTAGACGACCCATCTGCATTGAATGCTTAAAAACAGCTGCCGAGTACAGTGCGATGACGTTGGAGGTCTCGTAATGAACAACCCAGCTAATCTCCCCGTCAACCCTATTAAAAACAGCCAGCTTTACAGCTACGCCATTGTTGATTGTGCACAGCTTGAAGATGACTTTTATGCCATATTTATCCAACAATACGCACAATATGCAACCAATACAACCCAATCAACTCAAATAGAATCCCTGTTCAAAGGCACATTGGATGAACCTTCCGCCAAAGCAGGACCTGTACTCATAAAGCTCGACATCACCCAAGACAGTCCACTGCGCCAAAAACTACTCCGTCTAGAACAACAATCTCCGGCGGTACTGTGGCTATGGACCAAACTCGACTTTTACCATCTGGCTGAACGAACGTTAAAACCACTGCTGTATGGCCAACTCGAAGACCAGAGTGAAGTATTGATTCGTTACTACGACCCACGCTGTACTGAAAACCTGTGCAAACTCTTTAAAGAAGACCCCACAACTGCAAAGCTTATTAACCAAATCAGTGCGTGGGCTTACCAAGAAGATGGAGAATATCGCTATTTAATCACCTGAGCTAAGCAAAACAGCGAAACAGCGAAATAAACAAAACAGCAAAGTAAACAAGACAAAGCAGAAAAGCTGTAAAAATACAACGTGATAGAGACAAAACGAAACAATAACCCAGCAAACAAAATACAGGAAGTAATTAGAGTAAGCCATGGCGATGAGTATCAGTAATCAACAAATGCATCAGTTAAAAAATAACCTACTGGACGATTATTTAAAAGAGTTAATGACTCTCCTTCAACCCGACTTCGGACAATGGCAACAAAGCATCGGTGAAGATAATTTCTATCACGCCTTAAAACAAGGGGTAGAGGATGCCAAAACCGAAGGCTTTAGCCAACGCGGTCCAGTTAAACTCTATATCAACTTACAGCTGCTGCTGGGCAGTGGTTTTGCCATTGATCCGCAATACGCAGGGTTAACCGAAGAATGGCAACGGCTCAAAACCCAACATGTAAGTCAATTGGAACAGGCGGATACACTTCATCAAGAGCTTACCCCTTACTTTGACCAAGTGTTGGGTGAACAAAACAACGCGCTGCTTAATCATTTAAAAAGACTACAACAACTGAATCTTAACGAACTGGGTGTTTACAAAGAAACCTATAAACCCGATTTGCATGCCTTGCTCTATGAACTCTACCCTGAAAAATACCAACAGTTGGGTAAAGAGACCATGACACAAGTGATTATCAAGGGCACCGAAAAAGCGTATTACCAATACCATTTTGAGCAACCCAGTCATTCGGCATTGCTGGTGACAGCCTGTTTTAGTTTGGGCCATCAGTTTGATCAAGATCCTTTTTTGCCGTGGTTTAGCCAGACGCAGGAACACAACCCAATAAACCCAATGCACATGACAACAACAGACATGAATACGAATACAAAGGCATATACACAAATAAAAGCAGCAATGAATGAAGAGTTTGAAGCAGATAATAGTCAACAACAGGCGAAATGGCTTGAAGCCAGTTTGAAGAGTTATGCTGATAGGGCGATGATGAATTATCGGCAGAAATAGGATAGATAAATTTTTTATTGAATGAAACATAAAAAGGCTAAGTAGCCATCGGATAAATAGCTGATTTAGAGACAATAAGTGAGCTAAACACAGTTAAACAATTGAATGTTAATGATTAAGCAGATTAAATAAGGAGTTTTATTATGCCACCAGGAACACCTGAAACCAAGCATGTAGACCCAGCAAAAAAAGGAAGTGATGGAAAAGAGGTTACGGGAACTAAACAGTCTTGTGGCATCTATTATAATTTTTATAGAGCTATAAGTACTGCAAGAGCGTCATGCGCCTGGAATGGTTATCCATTTAGTACAGATGCTACTCAATGTATTAAAAATGCTAAGATAAGAGTCATAGGAGGAAAAGAAGAGCCTATTCAAGTAAATGAGCTGGGAAAAGCAGACACAGTCAATGGTAAAGAGTATTTATATTATGAAATGATATGTGATGAACATTTCGATTATTTAAATAAAGGAGAAGGAACGGATTTTGATGATGATACTAGAAAAAATATGTGTGGAAAAACCATAGGATTAGGTTTAATTGCCAATAAAAATGATACCTATAATCATCAAACTTATAATATTAAATCAGTTGAGAATATTTATGAAGGCTATAAAGAGAAGCTTCCTAAGAATCCAGTCTGTTATGATTCTGTGATAGATTTAGATAAAAAAATAGCTGAATTTACAAAAAAATACGAAGATAAAAACACAGAATATAAAAGTGCTCATAAACTAATTCCAAATTACGCCCCCCTGTCAGAACTGGTGATATATACTGCTAATAAAGAGAACAGTTTTTATGGCAAATATAAGGCATATAATCAACAGGCGGAAGAATATAATAAGAAACTAAAACTACTTTTAGACATTTATAATACAAGACCTAGCTATAAAGAACTTTTAGTTGATGACAAATCAAACGATACACATATCTTTATATCAGAGGCTGATGATATTTATAACAATAAATTACAATCAATAAAAGAGGAAACATCTGAATCGAAAGCAACATTTTTGAATGCAATAAATGAACTTAAAAAAGAACTTACAGAAATTGAACAAAAACAATATCCTGATCAGATTAATAAAACATTAAAAATATACAAGGAAAACTTACAGACTAGTTTGCATAACCACTTAACAAGATATGAAAAAAAAATTACTGCAAATGAAAAATATGCTGAATATTCAATACTTTTGAATCTCTGTAACCAATTGATAAATCAAAAAAAATTTTATCGTAAAACACAAGGTGGTATAAAAGGTGTTGATGGAATAGCTACAGAGCTTGAAGCAGAGTTTACTATTCATGAAGATACTACTACTTCCATGTTAGAGAATGATACATGCTTTTGGGAATTATACAAAGTAAATAAAGGTGAAGCTCAATGGCCAAAAAGTGGAAATGATAAAGTATGCAAACTAGCTCTTTTATCAGCACCAAGAAGTCCTAACAAGGCTCTATTAATTTCACCAAAAGATTTGCTTGAATGTAGCGAGGATACTGAAAATAAACAGTACATATCATTTCTTAATCATGGTTCAAAAATAGAAGATAAAAATATATACAATCGTTTTAAAAAAAATAAGAAACTTAAAAATACATATTTTTACGTATTAGGCCATGGTTCTCCTTTTACATTAGGAATGAATAGTACAAGTGAAGTTTTTTCTGTAAATGAAAGCGGTATAGACAATAATGCAAAATATATAAAGAAACATTTTGATGAGATCACTAAAGACGAAAATGGGAGCTCAGAATTTTCTGCTAATGCTTGGTGTAAAAAAGATTTAAAGGCACTCGAAGCTTTAATCAGCGCTAAGAATGATCCTGTCAAACCTATTGTTTTTTTAAGCTGCTCATTAGGCGCGGGGATTAATTCTTTTGCAGAGTGTTTTAGTCGGAATTTAACAAAACCTTTAACTGTGTACGCTGCAAATACAACAGTTGTAATGGGAGAAAATACTCTCACAAAAGGTTGTACAAAAACAACTACATATACTGTATCTATAGCAGGAAAATTAAAAGGCTATACACAAAACAATATTAGTTACAAAACCAATAAAACAGTCATACCATGTATAAAAGACGATATAGCTTATATAAATGATCTAGACATTATAATTGATGAGACTCATGTAGCAAATTTTGGTGAAAAACCTCCTTCCAAAGACAAATCGTTGACGACACAAATTATACATACTAAATCCAGCCTAACTCGTAAAATTGCCAAAGCTGGAATAGGCCATTTCCGTATATTTAACTATGCTCAAAGAGTACAGGTGACTAATTCAGGATCTGGTACGACTACTGATCAAACTCCAAATGGAGCTAATCATCCATGAACACATCAAACAACTACTGGACAATTGATTACGCTCTTGACTTAGTCCGTAAAGCGGCTAACCCTTCTTACGGCATAGAAGACCATGAAGCCATTAAGCACTTAGTTGCTCAAAAAAATACAGGTGATCCGAATGCTTTGTATGCTTATGCTTATTTACTCCGTGGCTATAATGGAGCCAATGAAGAATTTAACCTTAGTTTAGAACAAACTGAGTCTACGTTTTTTAATATCTTCTGGGAGCTTTCTGAACAAGATCATCCACAGGCCTGTGATGAAATGGTTAAGTGTGATAACAGCTATATTTTTGCCCATAAATACATCACCAAAGAAGATTTGTTTGCTAAAAAACAACAATGTGCCAAGGTAGCTTTAGAACATAACCTATCTAACTACATGTACTATGCCGATACCTTCTTATTTGGTTTAAACGATGAATATGCCAGTGATTTAATGCTAAAAGACAGCCCTTATTTAGATGACAATCATAAAGAGCTCGTAGCACAAGCCATACCCCTTTATGAAAAACAAGCCCAAAAAATGGGTCTAGAATACTGTTTTGGCCGTATGGTCGAAGCTTACCATCAAGGTATTGGCGTAGAGCAAAATACCATCACTGCGGCCGCTTGGGCAAAACTGATTAAAGAGCGCGTTACCTACCAAAGTGTCTACAAAAACGTCAACTGGGTCAAAGCTATTTACCCCGTATTTGAATACCCCTCCATCCAAGAAAGCGAAGAATTCAAAACCCTCTACGCCCAACTGCAAAAACTCCCCCAATGGTAATCAATAATCAGCTTACTCACTAAATATACCGCCCCAATACTTATAAATAGCGGGGCTTTTTACAATGGTTGCATTACCATACTGCTAGTTACTACAGAAAAAAAACTCGCACAAAAAAACAAACCAATTCACACCAACAACTTATGCTAGCGAATAAAAAAATTTAATTCCTTACTTTCCGCTATTGGCACTGAACTGACTGTAAGACATGATTAAATATAGCATGAGCACTTACAATTTTTTTTATTTTTCTGCCGAACATTATTTAATATGTCTTCTTAACTCTCAATTACTTCTTCCGCACTCGCATAGATATCTGTCCTTATCTACCCAAAGTACTTAGTATTACTTGGCGTAACGCAAGAGTTAATGATTTGTAGCTAATTAAAAAATGCTCTTTAAAAGTTTATCAATATCTAATTTCTATAATTGATATGTTAAAAAAAGTATCTGACGTTAAATTAGCTATATATGTTGTTTCTCTTATAAATCTGAATGTTATATTTTCTTTTAAAGGAGTCATAGTCATATATAATATATGTTCGCTACTAAAAAATACCCTAGTCACTAAAAGCTTTCGAGAACCAAGATTTATTATCTCAAATCCTAAAATATTTATAAATTTGAAATGGTTCTGTTGTGAAACCATCTAAATCGATTCTATTTCCCGCTGTAAACTAAAGTAACTTGCATCGATCTGCATTTGGGTAAAATACTTTAATCACATTACTATTAGGAATATAGTTAATCACAATTAATATAGAGGGTTTTAGATTTTTCTTATCCCAAGTGACGTATTTACCTGGTCTTTCAATAGTGGGCTTTCCAAATACATCTTCTATCTTTTGTCGTAAAATACCGATATCCTCATCACTTTTAGTCACCAATGATAAGGCACATAAACCCTCAACAGAGTTAATAGAATAAACAACAGAGTCAAACTTCAAACCGTAATCATTAGGTACTTCCTGTCCTGCAAAGGTTTGTCCATCAGTACCTACTTCAGCTAGCATCGTGTATCGTTCTATCTGCAGTTTTGTTAACCCCATTTGTGTTCCAAAAGGCCCACTCCAAGGCCCTTTCATAAATTGTTGTTTTGGAGAGTTATTATTACATGCTGTCATTAATAAACTTAGCAGTATAGTTATAGTAAAAACAAATTTTATTTGCATACTTATCTCCAGAACAATTTATTTAGTATAGAAAATTTACCACCCATAACAATTTTTATAAAACCTATCTGCTATTACAATATTTTCTTAGAAATATTTGTTAATATTGGCTAGGTTAATAACAACGTTTTATTTTATCGTAATTTAAAATTATTTAAACCGTTTAAATAATAAATTAATATTAAAAAGATGCTCAATGATGACAGAAAAAAAACTTTCTCCGTGGTTCGTACTTTTACTTTCAATTGCAACAGGCGTTAGCGTAGCAAGTAATAATTATGCACAACCTCTTTTACATACAATAAGTAATGATTTACACATTACAACCAGTAGCACAGGGATTATTATTACTGTTGCTCAACTTTCTTATGCAGCAGGTTTACTCTTGTTGGTCCCTTTAGGCGATCTCATTGAGAGACGCTTACTTATTGTCAGCATGTCTTTTATTTCGATGTTAGGCCTTATTATCTGTGCTTTCTCTCAGAATATGACTTGGTTACTTATTGGTACTGGAATCGCTGGTTTCTTTTCTGTCGTTGCGCAGGTTATTATCCCCTTTGCAGCGAGCCTTGCCAACAATAAAGAAAGAGGGAAAGTTGTTGGTTTCATCATGAGTGGTCTACTCTTAGGTATTTTGCTTGCACGTACCGCTGCTGGGATCTGTTCTTATTTTGGGAACTGGCGGACTATTTATATCGTTGCGGCCATAATTTTATTTATTATTATTCTATTATTATTCAAAACACTTCCCCGCTATCCGGCACCGATTAAGATGAGATATTACCAACTCATTGCTTCAACTATTGGTCAATTTAAAAAATATCCGCTATTAATTTTATATAGCCTATTGGGGGCTTTAAACTTTGCTATTTTTAGCCTATTTTGGACACCTATCGCTCTTTTACTGGGAGGCTCCGATTACCAATACAGTGATTTGACCATTGGTCTCTTTGGATTATTTGGCGCAGCAGGAGCCTTGATTGCCCCCTATGCGGGGAAACTAGCGGATAAAAATAAAAGTAATTTAGTTATCACATTGGGGTTAACTCTATTAATGTTATCTTGGTTACCCATAGGTTTTGTACATATTTCTATTATTTTGTTAATTATTGGTGTTATCACGTTGGATTTAGCCGTACAAGCGACACATGTCACCTCCATGAACCAAGTTTATAAAATAGACCAAAACTCAAGAAATCGCTTAAATGCTTGTTATATGTTATTTTATTTTATTGGTGGTGCAACTGCATCATTTAGCTCGACATGGCTATTTGCCCACTATGGTTGGTTTGGGGTTTCTATCGCGGGAGCCTCAATTGCCCTCATTGCTTTAACCATTTGGCTTATCTTTTATCCAAAACAAAGTGAAGAGCAAACTTATGAATAAATCAGTTCTAATTATTGGCTGTGGAGATTTAGGAACACGACTTGGCATCGATATGGTCGATGAAGGTTGGTCTGTGTATGGCATGAGAAGAAATGTTAGTCAACTTCCCAAAAAAATCAAAGGCATTTCTATTGATCTTTACCAAACGGACATGCCACAAAATTGGCCTAAACAACCTATAGACTATATTGTTTTTTGTGTCGCCCCTAATAGAGACGACCACTTTGATTATGATCGTCTCTACTGTAATGGTCTTAAAAATGTACTGCATTGGTTAAATCAATCAAAACAACAACCTAAGCATTTATTTGTTATCTCTAGTACAGCCGTTTATGACCAAGATGATGGAGAATGGGTCGATGAGAATAGCTCCGCCACCCCATCAAGCAGTCAAGGAAAGAGCATGCTAGCAATGGAGCAGCTTGCTTTCACCAGTAATATCTCATCAACCAGTGTCCGTTTGTCTGGCATTTATGGGCCGGGGCGAACTTATTTAATCAATCAAGCTAAGCAGGGAATTTTCTACCCTGCTCAACCACTGCTTTATACTAATAGAATTTATATCAGTGATGCGACCAACTTGATACATAAACTTGTTAATTATCATCAAGCTGGCCACTCTCTAAGTAACTACTATATTGGTGTAGATGATGCTCCATCTTCTATTCAAGAGGTATTAACTTGGCTACAAACAAAATTAGGGGTATTTGAACTCCATACAGAGCTGACTCAACGACGTGCAGGAAGTAAAAAACTCAGTAATAAACTAGCAAGGTCTATAGGTTGGCAACCAGAGTATCTTAGTTACAAAGAAGGCTATACAACACTTTTAAAAGATTTAATTTAATCAATAAAAAAGGTAAGCTAAAAGCTTACCTTTATAGCAGTATCAAAAATAAATTATCGCGTCGCTGAAAGCATGAGCTGATCTATATCTGATGGGTTATTTAGTGCATTGTTTAATTTACCTGTGTCTAATTGTCCACAATATTTTGCCACTACCACTGTTGCAAGCGCATTACCAATTAAATTAGTTAAAGCACGAGCTTCAGACATGAAGCGGTCAATACCCAAAATTAATGCAATTCCAGCCACAGGGATATGACCAACGGCTGACAAGGTAGCTGCCAGTACAATGAATCCTCCCCCTGTTACGGCCGCAGCCCCTTTCGATGACAACAATAAAACCAATAATAAGGTGATTTGATTCGTAAGGTCAAGAGGTGTATTCGTTGCTTGGGCAACGAAAATAGCAGCCATTGTCAAATAAATGGAGGTACCATCTAAGTTAAATGAATACCCCGTTGGAATAACCAAACCAACTACTGACTTATGACATCCTGCAAGCTCCATTTTCTTTAACATCCGTGGAAGTACAGACTCAGATGATGAGGTTCCTAATACAATCAATAACTCTTCTCTAATAAGACGAATCAGTTTAGAAATACTAAATCCGTTATAACGAGCAATAGCACCTAAAACGAAGAAGATGAAAACAAGACATGTAGCATAAAAACAAAGCATTAGCTGGCCTAATTGCCATAAAGTGCTAATACCATAACGACCAATGGTAAATGCCATCGCACCGAAAGCACCAATAGGCGCTAGTTTCATAATCATATTAACAACATTAAACATAGCATGAGCAATTTGATCAATTAAGTTTAATAATTGTTTACCATAAGGCCCTAATCGATGAAGAGCAAAACCAAATAAAACTGCAAAGAACAAAACTTGCAAGATTTCACCACTAGCAAATGCACCCACTACTGTATTAGGGATAATATGCATGATGAACTCAATAGTACTTTGCTCTTTACCTATATACTGTTGAACACCTTTAATATCTAAAGTAGAGGCATCCACGTTCATACCAACACCAGGTTGAACAATATTAACAATAATAAGACCAATAAATAAAGCAACCGTTGAAACAATTTCAAAGTATAAAATTGCTATACCACCAGTTTTCCCAACAGATTTCATACTTTCCATACCAGCAATCCCACTAACAACAGTACAGAAAATAATGGGGGCAATAACCATTTTAATTAACTTAATGAAACCATCCCCTAAAGGCTTCATTGCCTCTCCCCAACCTACTTTGGTTACTGTATTTGTTGCAGCATCAATGATTGTAGGTGAAAAATGTCCTAATATAATTCCTAAAACAATGGCGACAATAACCTGAAAATACAAAGATTTATAGATCGGTTTTTTCTGCATAATATATTCTCTTTATTAAGTTATGCTCAAATTCTAACACTAACTTTAGTTTTTAAATTATTTTTTTACTACTAAAATAGTAGTTTTTTACATATATTTCAAAAGGGCATTTTATTATTTTCTTATTACAAAAACAAATAAAACCATTATAACTCCTTAATTAGTTTAGTAATTAATAGTTAGCCCTATAGGAAGCTACTATATCATAAAGCACTTATTAACCAATAGAAACTCTATAAAAAACTAGCAGATTATGAATGATAATTTCTACTTTGAATAATTTATATAAATTTGAGTTTTATCAATAATCAGTTTAGGGTAGTATAAATACTTCATTTTTACTGATAATGGAAAAGCTCATGTCTTTGCAACAACATTACACCGCTATCTTACAAGAACTTGGAGAAAACCCTAGTCGAGAAGGATTACTGGATACGCCTAAGCGAGCTGCTAAAGCAATGCAATACCTTTGCAAAGGGTATCAACAAACACTTGAAGAAGTAGTGGGTGATGCTCTTTTTACATCAGATAATAGTGAAATAGTACTAGTAAAAGACATTGAACTGTACTCTCTTTGTGAGCATCACATGCTCCCTTTTATTGGGAAGGCTCATGTTGCCTATCTTCCTAATGGTAAAGTATTGGGACTATCTAAAATAGCACGCATTGTAGATATGTATGCCAGACGTTTACAAATTCAAGAAAATTTAACACATCAAATAGCTGATGCTATAGAAGAGATTACAGGTGCACTAGGCGTAGCCGTAGTAATAGAGGCTAAGCATATGTGTATGATGATGCGAGGAGTAGAGAAACAAAACTCAACCATGATCACTTCTGTGATGCTTGGTGCTTTCCGCGAAAAGGCAACAACTCGTGCTGAGTTTCTTAGTTTAATAAAATAATATCAGAGTAAGTTGGTACTGTGAAAGTTATATCATTTAGTATTATTTGAATGATATAATTTTCATAATTCAATAACTTATTTTTTAAAAACTATAAATATAGCGAAAATATAAGAAATATAAGAAATAAATACAATAACTTAAAAATCATTACGAGCTTATATAATAGCATTTTCATGCAAGAATGGGCTGGTAGTATCGACTTTGATTTTCAGGTGTTTGATTAGATTTACACATGTTCTAATTAACTTTAGACACATATTCATTACCCTATTTTATTTGTGATAGAGTAATACAACTGCGTTTCTATCCTCTCGATAGAATGGAAATTTTATGGCATATATAACTGTTGGTTTTGCTATTTTTATTATCAATTTATTAATTGGCTTATCGGTTTTGAGAGCCAAAAAAAATAGTGCATTAAAAGCATCCTTTATGTTTTTATGGATATGTATTTTAGTTATTTCACCTTTGCTAGTTTTGATTGCACCATATCTTTACTTTATTGCATACTGTTCTGTTTTTACATGCCACTTTGCTTCATAATCCTTTTTCTTTTCAGTCACACACCCGTAAATCAACCCTAGACATGTAATCATTACCCCACCCCATTGTGCAAAATGTTGTAGAGGTTTATCCAAAAACCTATGTCTTTTTCTGGCATTTTATTTTTTCTTTTTTAAGGCAACAATAAAGCCCCTATCTATTGCTAGATAGAGAGGCTTTATTAGATAACAATTATTTAACTACCGATAGCAATATATGAATACGTACAATCACCTATAGGCAACACGTTTGCTATAAAACCTTCTTTGGTTAAACTACCTGGCGTGATATTCATAATCTCTGTGCTATTACTTGTATTTTCTCCACTGCCACAATTTAACACATGGCATGCGTTGGGAAATGCTATCGGAAAACTAACCTTAGTTCCGCTTTTTGATAAAACGACTCTTCCCCACTGTATAATTAATCCACTAGGAAATTTTT
Coding sequences within it:
- the folE gene encoding GTP cyclohydrolase I FolE; protein product: MSLQQHYTAILQELGENPSREGLLDTPKRAAKAMQYLCKGYQQTLEEVVGDALFTSDNSEIVLVKDIELYSLCEHHMLPFIGKAHVAYLPNGKVLGLSKIARIVDMYARRLQIQENLTHQIADAIEEITGALGVAVVIEAKHMCMMMRGVEKQNSTMITSVMLGAFREKATTRAEFLSLIK
- a CDS encoding gp53-like domain-containing protein, giving the protein MTDTQKCPCINEGIELPIHSYVVLPKDEALLDTNGYQKFPSGLIIQWGRVVLSKSGTKVSFPIAFPNACHVLNCGSGENTSNSTEIMNITPGSLTKEGFIANVLPIGDCTYSYIAIGS